The sequence TGCAGTTCTTGACAGGTCCATATTCACCCCTCACTCATTTCTTCTTCGCAGCCAGCAAGTTTGGAGCAGATACCTTAACTTTCCCTGGCATGTTTCGGGAAAGGTCTCCATCCTGCAACACAGAGGAAGTGGAGCTGGAGTCTGCTGTTTTAAACATGGATTTTTGTGGTgcattaaatgattaaaattggTGCTCAAATTTTTTCAATCTCAGACCCAAAGATACTGTATTATGTTAGTGAACTGGTCATAAACTGAGTTGACAGTTTTAGTTATAAATTCTTTACCTTGACACTGCGGAACAAGTCTTTTTCTCTGGATGAGGCTTCTTTGGCTTTCATAAAACTGAGTACGGCAGTTCGAGCAGCTTGtaagaggagaaaaaagtaTAGTGCagtcaaatttaaaatatttttcaatgtGTTAATATAAAACAGATCATTCATCCATACCTTTCCCTTTCTTCTGAGAACCTGGTGTAAGTTTCACTTTGTGTCTACAGGGAATAAATGGCTCATTAGTCTTTGAAACTCTCACTTTGTCTTTCACAAAAAGGTTAATTGGACATACTTGCAGTTGGAAAGGGCACTGTATGGAGCACAGACTGGCACAGCGAACAGCAGCACATCCTCAGGGTGAGGCTGGCCGGTCAGAGAGGTGAGCAGACTCTCTGCTTCCTGATATAACAAATGAAGGGATTTTAGATATCAATCTTTCAGTAACTGATTTGTTGTCGAGCTTAAATGTCCACATCAGTAACGCACCTCTGCGCCGGGGTTGTCCTGGTCCACCTCTTCTTCCTGGAGAAGACAGAATTAATAAATTGAGAAAGCCCAACAAGGTTTTGCCACAAAATACTTTATACTCTGTAGCAATGATTTCTTCAAAGATAGAGTGCATCTGATCGCTATAGTTTGAATTAAACTGAGATGGAAGTGCACATTTCAGACATAATGACTGGACTCTTAAGTTGTCTACCTTGTCCTCCTGCTCTCCAggacctccttcatctccagctggcctctcctcctcctccccgcCTCCTGTCTGCTCTGGTTTCTTCTCTGCAGTAACCACATGACGAGgtttctgctgttgtttttgagAGGCAGGTTTCCTGGCAGGCTCCTCTTTTCCCTtccctttctttccttttttccccttctcgTCCTTGGCAGAGCCAGCTgactaaagaaagaaaagtaacaggaatttttatttactgcCGGCACTCAAACTGGAATAGTATAGTTATGTCAATGTAACAAGTACACATTGTGGGTTGAAGAGTTTAATAATCCTCACCCCAAGCAGCTGCATCATCAgctctctgtcctcttcatctTGGTCTTTGTACTTTTCTTTGATCTTCTTTAGTTTGTTCTGCAGTAACAACGGGAGGTGCACTGGTATTAATCTTTATAATCTGTTGATAAATTAGACTGCAAaccatttaaaaggaaatgagGGAATAAAAGGCATTAAATCTAAGATGATGTCTGCTTTCACATTTGACTGTATCTGaataacaaaaaggaaaaaagcacCAAAAGTACAAGTTTGAGCACCTTGTACAATCACTTCCCATCAGTGCTCATTGTAGCCAAAGTGTCTGCTCTAAGTTCAGGATTTTTCACCCATTTTAAGGGCAAAAATGTCTTTCATTCACTGTTCTTCTGAGATCAAGCCACAGATCTATATTAACAGTAGATCAAGCAACAGCTACAACAATAGAGTTTCACATCATTATCTTCTAGCCACAGTCTTTAAATTTCCAACTGTTTTTCAAACCATGTGATGAATACCTTCATTGCTCTGCCAGTGAACCGTTCCCCGTGCTATCTGCTGCAACATGAGCCTAAAGCATGATCAAGCCACTTGCTGGGATTGACAGTTGTAGAGGATGGGATAAGCTTTTAGAAGTCAGAGCTTATAAAGGTTTGAAAGGCCACACGTACCCAAACTTTTGTGTGACAGTGGAATAGAGAAATGTAAGGTAccaatgacattttaaaagctTACAGCTCGTTTGGGGTTTTTTACTGGCTGTTGACTTTAGACTGAGATTAACTGATTTAAACTCcaatgtgatttttcttttaggttGTACCCAGATTTTCTACAACATAAACATTTGTTAATTATTTCTAAACTATGTTTACATCTACTGCTTAGTACAAAAAAGGTAACATTATATTACCTTTTGTCCCCTCTTCAGAGGCGGCTGTGAAGGCCCTCCTCCACTTTTGGACCCCTGGTCCATCCCAGATCCATCAGATGACATCTCCATCTTCTCTTCAGTGGCGATGCTctcctgtttctgcttcttcttctcttccctAAAAGTTGCAAGATAAATGTCTGAGGATCAATCGCTGATCAGTTCTGCTGTCTTCAaatctcatttttattaaaaaccgAATCACCTGAAACTGAAAGTGTATTTAATGGCGAGTAGAAGAAGGAATAAACAAAAGTAGAGTATTGTCTTCTTCAATTATGAAAtgcttttcagatgtttttttatacgtgtgtgtgtgtgttttttttcatggtttaaTTAGTCCTAAAAGTTCAAATTTCAATCACTCACCTCCTCTGCTTTGCAGTCATGTGTTTTCTACCTTGTGAATCCACCTGGGCCTAAAGCAGCATCAATGAAATAACATGAGTGTGTGACGTACACTAAATCTATGACTTTAAAGGTCAGTGATATAAATAATTACCTgagttgttttttcctttttaaatccaGGATTCTGAGCACTTCTAGAAACAGGGAAGGAGAATTTACTGACAGATTTCCCAGTCTTGGTATTATCATCAACAACAATTCCTTAACAGGAGGCAACATTACCTGCTGGGTTGTAAATGAGAGAGGGAGATGGTTGTGTCTGGAAAACTGAATTCTTCACTTTCTTCACTCTTGAGCTCCTTTTCTTTAGTGCTGTCTTCCTCTCTGTGCTCCTCCATGTTGTTGTTCTCTAACTGCATCCCTCCTGCATCTGCTGCAGCCTCCTCAGGAGTAGCTCCCATTTCTCTGACATCACCATCCATCTCTACATCGTTCtccttttttatcttgttttccaTGCCGCGGGGCTCTCCATCTTCTGCTTTTAACTCTTCCAGGTCTTCATTGCTGCTGTCATCCCCTGCAAAAGGCAGCAGAAACAACTGCAACGtgtggatggattttttttttatgaacacgaaaaaataaagttgatttgTCCTCCTACCCATCagctcctctccttcctctaACAGCTCAGCAGTTCTGGATGTGACCTCCTCCATGTCTTCTTCGACCGATTTGACCTTTCGCTCCCCTCGGTGCCGAAACACACTCTGCTCATCCACCTGCAAGAGGCAACAAGAGAGATGAAAATTAACATAGATGtgttaatataaattaaaatgtagtGAAATCTCGTATTTACCTTGAAGAGGAATCCAAAACCCATGATCAAGTAAGAGGGTGGCAGAAAATTTTTCTTCCCTaatagaagaaaaagaggaggaaataAGTCCTGTGATCTAACATAGTTAAAACTGTGCTGCAAGTTGAGCttccttaaataaaatatatattgtgtATTAGATTAGTGTGTCATACCTCTGATCATGAAACTTCCTGTGGTCAGATACTCTCCAGTGGGTGCTGTCTTAGACACCTGAGAAACAGTTACCAGTTACATTATGTCTACAAGGAGTAAACAGAGTTGAAACCTACACTATAAACAGCTACTTGATCAGATGTGGATTCGGGGAAATTAAAGACCTGCTCATCACCTCAGGCAACTTGTTATGCCTCTCAGATCTGGTTTGGTGGTTGGTATGTGCACTGTTTTGTTGAGAGATGCTACTGGCAAGAATGAGTGTAACTGGTCTTTAGGTACGTTTACTGTGAGTGCAGGTATGTAAGAAAGTAATAACACAAATTCCCAACATGTTCCTGCAGATTATTGCACTCAGACGAGATAAtagatttttatattaatttcagCTCTTTGTGACTGATTGGTACTCAAGCAAGCATGTCATCCCTCATAAAATTTGACTtgcctgatgatgatgaaccCACCAAGCACTGGTGATAATCTTGGCATCCCAAGCAGCACTGTAGCACACAGCCATAGTGCCAGCTTCTGTCAGAGTACGGGGAGGGATTGGATCCCCTGCAGCATCAAGAGGGAGAGGCAAAGGTATGCAtgaagacaaataaaagaaaacaaacaacatgaaTTGAGCAAATTGAGTTGAATAGTAAATCATTTCATTTACCTGAAGGGTTTTTAATGACACAACTTGTTGCTCCATGGAGGTCAGCATGAACATAGATATCCCCTGACAAAGTAAAAGTACACATGATATGGTAATCCAGCATTTGAAGGTATTTATTTCTCAAAAGATACACAGAAGTTTCACAACCTGCCCGGAGGTAGCGTTTAACAATCATCTCGTTCTGCTGCTGGTCCCGTCCAGCAATGACAAGATAGTTCTCAGAGCTGATGAACCATAGAAACTTCTCGAacctgacaaaaagaaagatgaaaaatgagTACATGCTGAATGATCAGAGTGTTAGTAGAACAGTGTGTCTTACCAGTAAATTTTCCTGGCCTTCTGAATTGTGGTCACTGTCTGGACTTCCTTAAGCGtttgttgagtttttttctCAGCAGATTTCATAGCCTTTAATGACATGAAATGGAAGAACATTTATCGATTAATCCTGAATCAAAATATAGCGACTgattaaaagttgtttaaatTTCCAGTGGTTATAAGACACATTAAGAGTTTTCCTTAGAAAAACCACTGCAGGTCCTgcttgctgctgctgatgatgactGCTATGAATCAAGTCCACATGTGGATAAAACAAAGGGCAGCTTCCTTACCTTATCTGCTGCCTCAATGGTTTTCTGCTCCTTCTTTTCAGCATTACGTTTGTGGTCATAGTACCTAAAATAAGCACAATAACAAGGTTGATCAACTGAAACCTTTCTCCAGCTTTCCACACAAAGAGCCTATATCTGTGTCTAAATCCtaaagagtaataataataataatggattagatttatttagcacttttcaaggcacccaaagcgcttttacattgtatccattattcattcactcctcactcatacctggtgatggtaaactacaacgtggcagccaatccgCGCCTACAGCCTTTctgaccaccaccaaacattcatatcCACATTGATACACTAGTGATGCCGACACTGGAGAGTAAACCCACCTTTTGGCATTGGCGTAAGCAGACAAGCCAAGATCCACATCCACCAACATGGGCTTGTTCCTTTGCAGCTTTTGTTTCTGTcctttattcttgtttttcttccctttctcCTCCACTGCATcacttttctcctcctcttcctgttcTTCATCAGAAATATAGGGATTCCTGGCAATAAAAAGTTACACAGCATTGTGAATGGTTAATCATTTGGACTTTAGGCATGCTTCCTGCTTTAGTAATTATCTCACTTTAAAAGCATGGTGATATGGTTGGTCTGCAGTTTCAGCTCTTTGATGGCACAGGCCACAGGGTCCCCAGCAGCTTGGGCTTCCTTGACAATAGTGCCAATTTCAGTCCAGTCCACCTGGTTGGCCAGCGCGCTGCACACCACCTGCAGTGCCCTCTCTACCACAGGAAGGTTCATCTCCACAAGTTCACCCTTTATTCTGTCAACCGCCTGCAGCACACGAGGCAAGATTTCTTGTGCATCAACTTCAGCAATGTGAAGATAAATTGTCTAACAAGTATGAATCTTGATTAATTGGTCACAACAAAACCAACATTGAAGTTTCATGCAAGCAAACATGAGACAGCAGGATTTAGTCATGAAGACAAGCATAAAGCTGTTTGGTGCTAACCTGTGATTGGTGCAAAACCTCCAGCCTCTGCTCGTGGTCCCTCTTAACATTCTCCAACTTCTTCAGCGCCTGTTTCTCCTTCTGCAAAGCCTTTACATCAATCTTCTGGCTCTCCGTCTTAGAAAAGAACTCATCCACTGCCTGGATAAAAGGATCATTTCAGCAATGACATTATTCTTCCAAACAAGACTTCTTCAATGTTCTCACCTAAAGACACACTTAAAGGGCAATCATGCCAGTACTCACCTTGTCAAAAGTATCAAACTCTAAATAAGGGCTCTTTGCATGCTGGGCAAAGAGAAATGGATGGAATTCATCATATCTGTACAAAGACAATGTTGACATCAACTAATTTACTATTTCAAACAGCTAGAAAAATTACATTCTACTATGAAACACAAGACTTACGTAAGTAGTTCTTCACTGGGTTTCCCCGTAATTAGACTGGGTTTCTTCTCACTCTTTTGAATGATGAAACCCTTCGAAcaatataagtttttttttaaatgtaataaatcatttttaaaaatccaaaatattttcCCCATTGCTCGTGAAAGATTCCTTACTTACTTTGCCACTAAAGTTCTCCgttttttccatgtaagtttctGCAATCTGCAGGGCTTCCAGGATTTTTGGTGCAACTGAAAAAACAGACAGATCAACTACAGTTTAATTccaaatttgatttaaaagaataaaaaaaagtacttcAACTTTCCTACTATACCTTCAGAGACATTAAACTGACTGTCAACTTTGACAGAACCTGGCAGTCCTGCTTCTATCAAACTGTGCTCTATCAGAGTGGCTCCATAGGCTAAAGttcagaaaagagacaaaatacGATTATAACTTGCCTCTTACACACCgaataaactttaaatgaatAGAAACTCatacaaacagtttatttaaagagtTTATTAACTGTTATATATAGCCAAACagctacaaaaaaagaaaaacacatccaACAGGTGTATGTCCCATGTCTTTCTTTAATATGTTGATAAATCTctgtaaaagctggaaaaaagtTAACTAAGTTTAGCAGCCTGTGTAGCCTTCTTTAGCCTTCTTCAGTATGAAACATATTTCTTAGATATGTTGACTGTTAAGGTTATCTGAGGCTTAAACAATGTGCATGGAAAAGGCGGAGCCAAgagtttttaaatctattctgtTGCTGATTACTGTATGTTAAGGATGGGTCACTATCTTGTATGGATAAGTGTCTCGTGAGTTTCCCTTCTCTGACATCTTCCTTTGAACTTTCTCAATACTGGCAGCTGTAGCAAAGATGATGAGCAGTCATCTTTCAGTTAGTAGCTTGTTGGTTTAATAAACAACTTCAACTTCTTAAATATTAAGGTATTATTGGGCAAGATGCTGAACTTCCTATTGCACCTCAATTTGGATTTAGTACTTGTTGAATGAATCTAATTTAATGCATAAAAAAGTTACATTTATTCTTTCCTCAGTCATTTGTATGATTTTATGATCTCAATAAGCAAAGTAACTCTAAACATGATCCTCTCTGTTTCATGCTTCAGAGTCGGCTTTAAGCTTTGGTGCAGTGCTTATTTTCCTTTACACAATATTGTGTATTTATGCTAAAAAGTtgacatttttcacaaaaaaaattgTCACAGTAGAGTTGTTGATCATCCAGGAGGCCTTTGCAGACTTGAgacataaaatcacatgatCAAATCTGAGTATGTTACAGAGATTTCTGAAGGGATTTTGGTGTAAAACTTGACTATTTTCTTATAGGATGGCATGCTTTATTCTTGATGTCACCTTGActaaagaaagaacaaaaaacagccCTGGATGTCCTCTACTTACACACAGGAACTAGACCGTGCATCCCTTTATTTACAGGGAGGTCCAACTCTTCAACCTGCATTTAAAATCTCATCTCAATCACTGGGACAGCTTTGAATGTTATACCACTTGGCTACTTACGAAGGTGAGGGTTCAAAACCCTTTTCACTTGCTCTCCATTCGGTGCTTTGATCAGAATTTCTGTTAGtctataataaaaaatgaataaaaacattaaatggaaATAGATTCCTCCAGTATTGTCATTATGAATGTTACATGATTTCTGATGACTATCCAAACTCAGTAAACACATGTAAAACTATCATTACCGCTCCAAACTGATGAGAGGTTCAGCCAATTTGGCGCTCTCTATTGGGTATCGCTCTCTCACAGCTATCTTAACATCTTCTGCTTCTGCTGTACGAAATCTCAGCAGATTCAGGATTGTGTACTCATGGTCTGCAAGAATGATGTTACCCTGAAAATGGACACAAAGTTGGATATTAGAATTATGACGAAGGTAAATATGATCTGGGTAGGTATGATCTGAATAGTATGGGATGCTAgacatgtaatttaaaaaataaaataaaataaaattaagttctCTGACCCTGTCATATAGTTCAATGATCAAGTGGTAGGCAGCCTCATCTGAGCCAAACTGGATGTCCACAATCCTGTCAATTCCAAGTTGTTTAACTTGGGTGAGTCGGCGTGTTTTCAGGTGTTTACGACACTGTTGAAAGAAAAGTTAATTAAGAATCATgttatgtcatttaaaaaaataatgaaactcTTACTAATATGTAAAGTTTAATATTTcacaataaatcattaaaatattcCTACTTTCATTGCAAAGCCTGAAGGCATCATGTTCTTGGGCCATTCAAAGTCTGTGGAATGAATGCGAGTCCCAGACTCAATCAGCAGGACAGCTTTACTGTCTGGCCTGAGACAAAACAACAACTCTTGGTTACAttgaaaaagaaacatgcaaataaGTGTATTTACTCAGTTTAGATGTACCAGAGTACCAGTAGAACGAACGAATGAATTAATGAGATAAACACTTAAAACTAGGCGTGTTGTTTATTTAGACAGTTGGAATAACTATCACCAGAGTGAtacaaaaactatttaatatttttgatcTTATTAGTTTATTACAAATCAAATCGAAATGTCATCGAAATCCGCCAATACCTTTTTAAATTATGCTGTTAACAAACTAAAACCACAAACTACATGATCTCCGCCCTGGCTAAGGTAATAATTAAACCgttatctcgagataacgagatggttatcatcaccaacgaACATTTTGTTAAGCACAGCCGTTTTCGGCTTTCTTATGTCATGTCAGTTACTGTTAACTAGTTTAGTTTCTTATTATACTTGAACATTCAGACAAGTTTCCAAACTGATCTTACTTCTGTAGACGGATAAGATAAGTCTTGTTGTCGATGTCATACACGTTGTACACTCTCATGCCAATGTAGCTGTGAAAGAAAGATGCATAATACATGAATGACTGAGGAACATCTATAAACTCAACATTAGCTAGTAAGTTAGCTTAGCCGAACACTTGTCACCTACTTGGCATTGATTTCGGCAATAACTGCCCTGATGTCCACAGTGGTGAATCTTGTTTTCATGCTGACTAAAATCCGAGTTCCACTTATATACGAATactataaagaaaagaaagataaacACTAAAGGAAATATTCACATCTCGAGCAACATCAGCATGAAAACACCAGAAAATGACTGAACATGCGCAGAAAGTACTTTTTCAACGGAAGCTCATgaggtgcaaaaaaaaaaaaaaaaaaaaaaaaaaaaattaaataaaaaaatagtccACGCCTTTTAAACAGTAGCCGTAAGTGAGTGGAATACATTGTGTATGAGATGCATTCGTGTCTGGTAACGTAATGCTATTATATTAATGCAGTGAATTAGCTGCTTTGTTCCCGCGGGAACTGCCTTTATAAATGACTACGCTCATGGTCGGCTTTTTATGAATTTATGTGCACCAATGATGCACTATTCAAAATGGCTTATTGACGTTAAAAACAGGGCAAGCCTTCGAAATGCATGCAAAAAACCTCCTACTACCGACTGGATTATTAGGGGTAATGCTGCAGATGTGCAGAACAACAACCCGCAACCAAAAACATCTGAGCTTATGGTCACCACCCATCTCTGGAAAGAAGGTAAGGGGGCAAATAATAAGTCTTGTCGAAAATTTGGGCCTGCTGTGAATAAATCTGCTTGACTGGCGTTAGTCATACATGGCAGGACATGTTTTGGGTTTTAATCTTGAACATTTTAAGCGGAGGAGTCAGAATTGTGACATTCAGTCAGAGTTTCCAGTTTCCTCCTTAGGTCAGAGTGGAGGGCGAAGGCGTGCTCCGTTACCAAGGCGACAGTTCAGCTAACAAGGTTTACTAGCGGAGCTAGGCTAGCACCCGCGACGACTTCAGTGTCCTTTATTCACATCGACGCGggataaaagtttaatttaccATCTTAATAGTGGAATGTACAATATAGATACGTATGTTATGGATAACCGACTGCCATGCGGCGGCAAAGACTGAAAGGAATGCATGGTTAGTAATTAGCTGAAGACGAGCGGAGTGAGAGCAGGTCTTACACAGTACGCATGTCAATGACATTTCCTAATTTAATGTTTCACTTTTGACTTTCAGggtcatgttatttttttctattgtaataaaaatacacaagtgAATGTTACAAAGACGTAtgatacaaacagaaaatacgGGAAAGAGTTGTTACATTTCCTTTAAGTTTCAGCACGTCTTTTCGTGACGTTATCGAAATAATGGTGAGGCTGGCTTCAGATTAgtataataatcataataataataataatatttcagatgtgcaataatttaaaagttaatATTAATTTCCATCCGAATACtatgcaaaaaaagaagaaaaaacgtATGCATTCTTACATTTAAACATGTGCACATAGTAATCAGTCACTACTGTGAGATTTAActttttgaattttattttatttttatattttttgttgagTGAGACTAATTAAGAACAAGTATGGTCTGTTTTTTTAGTCTTGATTCCCTCACACACTCAAGTGATTTTAACTAGTATTGGGTTATAAGATGTTAAACAAATGATTCTACCTTTTATCAGTCATTGTTTTGTTACTTGTTGCAGGTTACAAAATAATCAAGAAAATTGGAGAGGGTGCATTTTCAGAGGTGGTTAAAACACAGAGCCTGAAAGATGGGAAGTTTTATGCATGTAAAACCATGAAGCAAACAATTAACAGGTATTTATTCTGCACATAACCTGTTTTTTCTCCTAATTTTAATATCCTGTGTTGTTGTGTATGGGCAGTTGAAATCTGAACAGGCAACTTGACACCCTCATTTGCCTTAAGCATCCTGTTAGATGTTAGCTTACCCTGCCTTTTCAACTGACAGTTCAAAGTGTGATTTCTCACTGCCCTCAGTAATTTTTCATACTGTGTGGTGAAATTATAATTATGTCCTAAAAAGCTATGAAATAGAAAAGCTTGCATTTACTCTCAGTTCTTATGTAATC comes from Melanotaenia boesemani isolate fMelBoe1 chromosome 20, fMelBoe1.pri, whole genome shotgun sequence and encodes:
- the LOC121630709 gene encoding nuclear export mediator factor Nemf-like isoform X1, which encodes MKTRFTTVDIRAVIAEINANYIGMRVYNVYDIDNKTYLIRLQKPDSKAVLLIESGTRIHSTDFEWPKNMMPSGFAMKCRKHLKTRRLTQVKQLGIDRIVDIQFGSDEAAYHLIIELYDRGNIILADHEYTILNLLRFRTAEAEDVKIAVRERYPIESAKLAEPLISLERLTEILIKAPNGEQVKRVLNPHLPYGATLIEHSLIEAGLPGSVKVDSQFNVSEVAPKILEALQIAETYMEKTENFSGKGFIIQKSEKKPSLITGKPSEELLTYDEFHPFLFAQHAKSPYLEFDTFDKAVDEFFSKTESQKIDVKALQKEKQALKKLENVKRDHEQRLEVLHQSQAVDRIKGELVEMNLPVVERALQVVCSALANQVDWTEIGTIVKEAQAAGDPVACAIKELKLQTNHITMLLKNPYISDEEQEEEEKSDAVEEKGKKNKNKGQKQKLQRNKPMLVDVDLGLSAYANAKRYYDHKRNAEKKEQKTIEAADKAMKSAEKKTQQTLKEVQTVTTIQKARKIYWFEKFLWFISSENYLVIAGRDQQQNEMIVKRYLRAGDIYVHADLHGATSCVIKNPSGDPIPPRTLTEAGTMAVCYSAAWDAKIITSAWWVHHHQVSKTAPTGEYLTTGSFMIRGKKNFLPPSYLIMGFGFLFKVDEQSVFRHRGERKVKSVEEDMEEVTSRTAELLEEGEELMGDDSSNEDLEELKAEDGEPRGMENKIKKENDVEMDGDVREMGATPEEAAADAGGMQLENNNMEEHREEDSTKEKELKSEESEEFSFPDTTISLSHLQPSRSAQNPGFKKEKTTQAQVDSQGRKHMTAKQRREEKKKQKQESIATEEKMEMSSDGSGMDQGSKSGGGPSQPPLKRGQKNKLKKIKEKYKDQDEEDRELMMQLLGSAGSAKDEKGKKGKKGKGKEEPARKPASQKQQQKPRHVVTAEKKPEQTGGGEEEERPAGDEGGPGEQEDKEEEVDQDNPGAEEAESLLTSLTGQPHPEDVLLFAVPVCAPYSALSNCKHKVKLTPGSQKKGKAARTAVLSFMKAKEASSREKDLFRSVKDGDLSRNMPGKVKVSAPNLLAAKKK
- the LOC121630709 gene encoding nuclear export mediator factor Nemf-like isoform X2, coding for MKTRFTTVDIRAVIAEINANYIGMRVYNVYDIDNKTYLIRLQKPDSKAVLLIESGTRIHSTDFEWPKNMMPSGFAMKCRKHLKTRRLTQVKQLGIDRIVDIQFGSDEAAYHLIIELYDRGNIILADHEYTILNLLRFRTAEAEDVKIAVRERYPIESAKLAEPLISLERLTEILIKAPNGEQVKRVLNPHLPYGATLIEHSLIEAGLPGSVKVDSQFNVSEVAPKILEALQIAETYMEKTENFSGKGFIIQKSEKKPSLITGKPSEELLTYDEFHPFLFAQHAKSPYLEFDTFDKAVDEFFSKTESQKIDVKALQKEKQALKKLENVKRDHEQRLEVLHQSQAVDRIKGELVEMNLPVVERALQVVCSALANQVDWTEIGTIVKEAQAAGDPVACAIKELKLQTNHITMLLKNPYISDEEQEEEEKSDAVEEKGKKNKNKGQKQKLQRNKPMLVDVDLGLSAYANAKRYYDHKRNAEKKEQKTIEAADKAMKSAEKKTQQTLKEVQTVTTIQKARKIYWFEKFLWFISSENYLVIAGRDQQQNEMIVKRYLRAGDIYVHADLHGATSCVIKNPSGDPIPPRTLTEAGTMAVCYSAAWDAKIITSAWWVHHHQVSKTAPTGEYLTTGSFMIRGKKNFLPPSYLIMGFGFLFKVDEQSVFRHRGERKVKSVEEDMEEVTSRTAELLEEGEELMGDDSSNEDLEELKAEDGEPRGMENKIKKENDVTPEEAAADAGGMQLENNNMEEHREEDSTKEKELKSEESEEFSFPDTTISLSHLQPSRSAQNPGFKKEKTTQAQVDSQGRKHMTAKQRREEKKKQKQESIATEEKMEMSSDGSGMDQGSKSGGGPSQPPLKRGQKNKLKKIKEKYKDQDEEDRELMMQLLGSAGSAKDEKGKKGKKGKGKEEPARKPASQKQQQKPRHVVTAEKKPEQTGGGEEEERPAGDEGGPGEQEDKEEEVDQDNPGAEEAESLLTSLTGQPHPEDVLLFAVPVCAPYSALSNCKHKVKLTPGSQKKGKAARTAVLSFMKAKEASSREKDLFRSVKDGDLSRNMPGKVKVSAPNLLAAKKK